A genomic region of Desulfosarcina ovata subsp. ovata contains the following coding sequences:
- a CDS encoding DUF1778 domain-containing protein yields the protein MKAEAKTSRVSARVTPSVYSTLTEASEISGATLNQFLVQAALEKAHAIIEHENKIKLNRQSADHLFEIIENPPKKNTKLANAIKRCKQDL from the coding sequence ATGAAAGCAGAAGCTAAAACCTCTCGTGTCTCAGCTAGGGTAACGCCAAGTGTTTATAGCACGTTAACAGAAGCATCTGAAATCTCAGGGGCTACTTTGAATCAATTTTTGGTTCAAGCAGCTCTGGAAAAAGCACATGCAATAATTGAGCATGAAAACAAAATCAAGTTGAATAGACAATCCGCAGATCATCTGTTTGAAATAATAGAAAATCCACCAAAGAAGAATACAAAATTAGCTAATGCAATAAAAAGGTGCAAACAGGATCTGTAA
- a CDS encoding GNAT family N-acetyltransferase, whose translation MLKIKLLDKSHERAQFDCGNPALNFYLQRTARQHISKGMSRTFVLVNGDNPRVILGFYTLSICEIETDYLPKEIAKKYPDQVPAVKLARLAVSIKHQHKKFGHYLIGSAVEKVILISENVGIIGLFVDAKDGHAKEYYEQFGFISLQGNPLFLFLPMQTLNKYK comes from the coding sequence ATGCTAAAGATCAAGCTTTTGGATAAATCGCATGAAAGAGCTCAATTTGATTGCGGAAATCCAGCCTTAAACTTTTACCTACAAAGAACAGCGAGACAGCATATTTCAAAAGGAATGTCTCGTACATTTGTGCTCGTAAATGGTGATAATCCAAGAGTTATCCTTGGTTTTTATACCTTGTCGATATGTGAAATTGAAACAGACTATTTGCCAAAAGAAATTGCTAAAAAATACCCAGATCAAGTCCCTGCAGTCAAACTGGCAAGACTTGCTGTTTCGATAAAACACCAGCACAAAAAGTTTGGTCATTATCTGATCGGTAGCGCAGTTGAAAAAGTCATCCTGATTTCAGAAAATGTCGGAATTATTGGCTTGTTTGTTGATGCCAAAGATGGTCACGCAAAAGAATACTATGAGCAATTTGGTTTTATTTCCCTTCAAGGGAATCCTCTTTTCCTTTTTCTCCCAATGCAAACCCTTAATAAATACAAATAG
- a CDS encoding type II toxin-antitoxin system Phd/YefM family antitoxin, whose protein sequence is MQSSDYISATTLSKKTSATLDTLANGDKDKVIVLKNNAPKAVLLSMECYEAMQQEMEDLRLTALALARLDSFDPKKALSHDYMKGKFGA, encoded by the coding sequence ATGCAATCTTCGGACTATATTTCAGCAACCACTCTTTCCAAAAAAACATCCGCCACCTTAGACACCCTCGCAAATGGGGACAAAGATAAAGTAATCGTACTAAAAAACAATGCTCCGAAAGCGGTGCTTCTTTCCATGGAATGCTACGAGGCAATGCAACAGGAAATGGAAGACCTCAGACTCACGGCTCTTGCACTTGCCCGTCTGGATAGCTTTGATCCAAAGAAAGCCTTGTCCCATGATTATATGAAGGGAAAATTCGGCGCATGA
- a CDS encoding type II toxin-antitoxin system RelE family toxin yields MTWKIIYHHDVEDDLEIIGPSAARRIIKAIDTKLSLQPLQFGASLSGNLADFRKLRVGDYRVVYQVQEQCIVVYVLAVGPRRDKEIYRLAAKRK; encoded by the coding sequence ATGACATGGAAAATCATTTATCATCATGACGTTGAAGATGATCTTGAAATCATTGGACCGTCTGCTGCACGTCGCATCATCAAGGCGATAGACACAAAACTGTCTTTGCAGCCACTGCAATTTGGCGCCTCATTGTCAGGAAATCTGGCTGACTTTAGAAAACTGCGCGTTGGTGATTATCGCGTTGTTTATCAAGTTCAGGAACAATGTATCGTTGTATATGTTCTGGCTGTCGGCCCCCGAAGAGATAAGGAAATTTATAGGTTGGCAGCCAAACGAAAATAG
- a CDS encoding type II toxin-antitoxin system prevent-host-death family antitoxin → MSVAKKSWPPTHTDEHRPKSISQRCREGQEKNRTRIFADTHGWFFNFECCRSFKSVKLTRRGRPVAVLLSIKEYEKLLHQNIGFWNALINFRKQTGELEISDSDFEGLRDRSPGRTVDAF, encoded by the coding sequence GTGTCCGTGGCAAAAAAAAGTTGGCCACCGACACACACAGACGAACACAGACCAAAATCAATCTCGCAGAGATGCAGAGAAGGTCAGGAAAAAAATCGTACGCGGATTTTCGCGGATACACACGGATGGTTTTTCAATTTTGAATGTTGTAGATCCTTTAAATCGGTAAAGTTGACAAGGCGCGGGCGACCTGTGGCTGTATTGCTGTCGATCAAGGAATACGAAAAATTATTGCATCAAAATATTGGATTTTGGAACGCTTTAATCAATTTCCGCAAACAGACAGGGGAACTGGAAATTTCAGATAGCGATTTTGAAGGTCTGAGGGATCGGTCTCCCGGAAGGACGGTTGATGCGTTTTGA
- a CDS encoding antitoxin, whose protein sequence is MNKKQKSKMAPRLHHTESLNDVKEVHIFRRGDEIVLKRKPQNLAKVFELLTEISDDFMADGRCQPSMQERESL, encoded by the coding sequence ATGAACAAAAAACAAAAAAGCAAAATGGCTCCGCGTCTCCATCACACAGAATCTCTAAATGATGTCAAGGAAGTCCACATTTTCCGCCGTGGTGATGAAATTGTTTTAAAACGCAAACCACAGAACCTGGCAAAGGTGTTTGAATTGTTGACTGAAATTTCAGACGATTTCATGGCGGATGGCCGTTGTCAACCATCAATGCAAGAGCGTGAATCATTATGA
- a CDS encoding type II toxin-antitoxin system HicB family antitoxin, translating into MIDLPYSLIIEATEEPDYFGFYSPDLEGFSGIGHSVEDCIYKAKWGMREHVILLKMQNLSVPPQNPDPKIIIENEKQDAA; encoded by the coding sequence ATGATTGACTTACCTTATTCCTTAATTATTGAGGCAACGGAAGAACCTGATTATTTTGGTTTTTATTCACCTGATCTTGAGGGGTTTTCAGGAATTGGTCACTCCGTTGAGGATTGCATATACAAGGCAAAATGGGGAATGAGAGAACATGTAATATTGTTAAAAATGCAGAACCTTTCAGTCCCTCCGCAAAATCCTGATCCAAAAATAATTATTGAAAACGAAAAACAGGATGCTGCTTAA
- a CDS encoding type II toxin-antitoxin system HicA family toxin — protein sequence MKFSELVKLLEKNGFKILKEKGSIRYYSKSKCDRLIRIDYHGTKEVPTGTCHSILKAAGIKKR from the coding sequence ATGAAATTTAGTGAACTCGTCAAATTACTTGAGAAAAACGGATTCAAAATATTGAAAGAAAAAGGGTCCATTCGATATTATAGTAAATCAAAGTGTGATCGATTGATTCGCATTGACTATCACGGTACAAAAGAAGTTCCAACTGGTACCTGCCATTCTATTTTAAAAGCTGCCGGTATTAAGAAACGATAG
- a CDS encoding type II toxin-antitoxin system RelE family toxin, whose translation MYKLKYRRSARNYIARLPLKSKTAIVEKLHDLAENPDNPDLDTAVLKGRIGWRLRVGKYRIIFTRHDDVLTIEIVKVRPRGDIYKG comes from the coding sequence ATGTATAAACTCAAATATAGGCGAAGCGCGAGAAATTATATTGCGCGTCTCCCATTAAAATCAAAAACTGCCATAGTCGAAAAATTACATGATCTGGCTGAAAACCCGGATAATCCAGACCTTGACACTGCGGTGTTAAAAGGTCGGATCGGCTGGCGACTCAGGGTGGGAAAATATCGTATCATATTCACTCGGCATGATGATGTCTTAACCATTGAAATAGTAAAGGTACGACCACGTGGAGATATTTATAAAGGATAA
- a CDS encoding helix-turn-helix domain-containing protein, which yields MEYQTIKENGKIKFIVLPIDEFNRLMEKYEIDADIEAVRSSATEPVYDREEAEGYIFLNPVKRERLERGWTQAELARRMNVRQSTIAKWERENAVYRKATRKKFAEIFGIEESSFM from the coding sequence ATGGAATACCAAACCATTAAAGAAAATGGAAAAATTAAATTCATCGTATTGCCAATAGACGAGTTCAACCGTTTAATGGAAAAATATGAAATCGATGCTGACATTGAAGCGGTCCGTTCATCGGCGACCGAGCCGGTCTATGACCGGGAGGAAGCCGAAGGTTATATTTTTTTGAACCCTGTAAAAAGGGAACGCCTTGAAAGAGGTTGGACGCAGGCTGAACTTGCCCGCAGAATGAATGTAAGGCAATCTACCATCGCCAAATGGGAACGTGAAAACGCAGTGTATAGAAAAGCAACACGTAAAAAGTTTGCGGAGATCTTTGGTATTGAAGAATCCAGTTTTATGTAA
- a CDS encoding HEPN domain-containing protein codes for MEKCAVQLDRFYITTRYPNGLPELTPEEAYLEDDAKLCIENAEKIIQAVKAIIGV; via the coding sequence CTGGAAAAATGTGCCGTTCAACTTGACCGATTCTACATTACAACACGGTATCCCAACGGACTCCCGGAATTGACACCTGAGGAAGCTTATCTGGAAGATGATGCCAAATTATGTATCGAAAATGCAGAAAAAATAATACAAGCAGTGAAAGCGATTATTGGTGTTTAG
- a CDS encoding MBL fold metallo-hydrolase, which produces MKITHLGAETCVTGSCHLLQANGLNIMVDCGMAQGSDPSNAMENWPIKPTEIDYLFLTHAHIDHIGRVPELIQNGFKGEIICSHPTKALLVPMLGDAMKFADIPKDDVRTVKKAIDDLSWGFECGEPFDLQKGISFKLKRAGHILGSCFIRFEDKETGYSVLFSGDLGAKDTPILVDPEPPDPADLVVMESTYGDRLHDDRTKRINRLGQVLTRSLSDNGKVFIPAFSLGRIQELIYEMDRLFLDPVYKEMFPALQGNKRPPVFVDSPLGLEITKIYSSLSEYWDKEARKLQHKGDHPIDFNGLYAVENYRDHLKLCDAKGPAIILAGSGMCTGGRILDHLAKGIEDPKNDILFVGYQAAGTPGRIIQDYADKPDGYVYFDDSRKTINAKVHNLTGYSAHADQKGLVNWIESMHEKPGAIKLVHGEESARKVLGEVLEQLGYTVH; this is translated from the coding sequence ATGAAAATCACCCATCTCGGCGCCGAAACCTGCGTCACCGGTTCCTGCCACCTGCTACAGGCCAATGGCCTGAACATCATGGTGGATTGCGGCATGGCCCAAGGCAGCGATCCGTCCAATGCCATGGAAAACTGGCCGATCAAGCCAACCGAGATCGATTATCTGTTTCTCACGCATGCCCATATCGATCACATTGGTCGAGTACCCGAATTGATCCAAAACGGCTTCAAGGGCGAAATCATCTGCTCACACCCCACCAAAGCACTGCTGGTTCCCATGCTTGGGGATGCCATGAAATTTGCCGACATCCCTAAAGACGATGTTCGCACTGTCAAGAAGGCGATTGACGACCTCTCCTGGGGATTTGAGTGCGGCGAACCGTTCGATTTACAAAAAGGGATATCCTTCAAACTGAAGCGGGCAGGACACATCCTGGGATCCTGCTTCATCCGTTTCGAAGATAAAGAGACCGGTTATTCTGTACTTTTCTCCGGTGATCTTGGCGCCAAAGACACACCGATCCTGGTCGATCCGGAGCCTCCCGATCCTGCCGATCTGGTTGTGATGGAATCCACCTACGGCGACCGGCTGCACGACGATCGGACGAAGCGTATCAACCGGTTGGGGCAGGTCTTGACCCGTTCATTGTCGGACAATGGCAAAGTCTTCATCCCGGCTTTTTCTTTGGGCCGCATCCAGGAACTCATCTATGAAATGGATCGCCTTTTTTTGGATCCAGTATATAAAGAGATGTTCCCTGCACTTCAAGGCAACAAACGTCCACCGGTGTTCGTGGATTCCCCGCTCGGTCTTGAGATCACGAAAATCTATTCGAGCCTTTCCGAATACTGGGACAAGGAAGCCAGGAAGCTGCAACACAAAGGCGATCATCCCATCGATTTCAATGGGCTCTATGCGGTGGAAAACTACCGCGATCACCTGAAACTCTGCGATGCCAAGGGGCCTGCTATCATTCTTGCCGGCAGCGGCATGTGCACCGGCGGTAGGATTCTCGATCATTTGGCAAAAGGTATTGAGGACCCTAAAAACGACATCCTTTTTGTCGGCTATCAGGCCGCCGGAACCCCCGGCCGAATCATCCAGGACTATGCTGACAAGCCCGACGGCTACGTTTATTTTGACGATAGTCGCAAAACCATCAACGCCAAGGTCCACAACCTGACCGGTTATTCTGCCCATGCCGACCAAAAAGGCTTGGTCAATTGGATCGAATCCATGCATGAAAAGCCTGGTGCGATAAAATTGGTGCATGGGGAGGAGAGCGCGAGGAAGGTGCTGGGGGAGGTGTTGGAACAACTGGGGTACACGGTTCATTGA
- a CDS encoding type II toxin-antitoxin system HicA family toxin, with the protein MTKVPVLGYRRVIKALQRDGWVIVRQKGSHIRSTLSHILKQARLTVDQFINLI; encoded by the coding sequence ATGACCAAAGTGCCTGTCCTCGGGTATCGAAGGGTAATCAAAGCGTTGCAAAGAGACGGATGGGTCATTGTCCGACAGAAGGGCAGCCACATAAGGTCCACGCTTTCGCATATTCTAAAACAAGCGCGCCTCACCGTTGATCAATTTATAAACCTGATTTGA
- a CDS encoding type II toxin-antitoxin system HicB family antitoxin — protein sequence MKLKIVLEPSDERGYTVYVPSLPGCISEGENKQEALANIKEAIELYLEPVADDFVSSAGAEITEIAV from the coding sequence ATGAAGTTGAAAATTGTTTTAGAGCCCAGTGATGAAAGGGGCTATACTGTTTACGTACCTAGCCTACCTGGGTGTATTAGCGAGGGGGAAAATAAACAAGAAGCGCTTGCAAATATAAAAGAAGCCATTGAACTCTATCTTGAACCGGTTGCTGACGATTTTGTATCATCTGCTGGTGCCGAAATAACGGAAATCGCTGTATGA
- the wecB gene encoding non-hydrolyzing UDP-N-acetylglucosamine 2-epimerase → MQIHLIAAARPNFMKIAPLYHALKKEDWAEPVIVHTGQHYDLNMSDAFFTDLKLPAPHIHLGVGSGSHAEQTGKVMIAYEKIIYEKQPDLVVVVGDVNSTLACTIAAIKVNYPIQNSKLKIQNCGRPVVAHLEAGLRSFDRTMPEEINRIATDALADFLWTPSPDGDANLVKEGVDKGKIERVGNIMIDSLEMMRDTIEDENTHLEFGLNKNEFGVVTFHRPANVDNVEILSSLCTSLISISKMIPLVFPVHPRTRKNLEEYGLMPNLAECGSIILTEPLNYIRFMSLVFNCRLAITDSGGIQEETTYLGIPCLTMRPNTERPVTVTEGTNRLCSHTEIESMALDSLKIDRIQRTPPDLWDGQTAHRIVESLKHFRSRQ, encoded by the coding sequence ATGCAAATTCATCTTATCGCTGCAGCCAGGCCCAATTTTATGAAAATCGCTCCGCTTTACCATGCTTTAAAAAAAGAAGATTGGGCTGAACCTGTTATCGTGCATACGGGTCAGCATTACGACCTCAATATGTCCGATGCCTTCTTCACCGACTTGAAACTGCCTGCTCCTCACATCCACCTCGGCGTCGGCAGCGGAAGCCATGCCGAACAGACCGGTAAGGTGATGATCGCCTATGAAAAAATCATCTACGAAAAGCAGCCGGATCTGGTTGTCGTCGTCGGCGACGTCAATTCAACCCTCGCCTGCACAATTGCTGCAATTAAAGTCAACTATCCAATTCAAAATTCAAAATTAAAAATTCAAAATTGCGGCCGACCCGTGGTCGCACATTTAGAGGCTGGCTTGCGTTCATTCGATCGAACCATGCCCGAAGAGATCAATCGCATAGCCACCGACGCACTTGCGGATTTTTTATGGACGCCATCTCCGGACGGTGATGCAAACCTGGTCAAAGAAGGTGTAGACAAAGGAAAGATTGAGCGCGTCGGAAATATCATGATCGACTCGTTGGAAATGATGCGCGACACGATCGAGGACGAAAATACTCACCTTGAGTTTGGACTGAATAAAAATGAATTCGGCGTCGTGACCTTCCATCGTCCGGCGAATGTAGACAACGTTGAGATTTTATCCTCACTATGCACATCGCTTATTTCGATTTCCAAAATGATTCCTCTGGTCTTTCCCGTTCATCCACGCACAAGGAAGAATCTTGAGGAATACGGCCTGATGCCGAATCTTGCTGAATGCGGCAGCATAATTTTGACTGAACCGCTAAACTATATCCGCTTCATGAGTTTGGTTTTCAATTGCCGTTTGGCCATAACGGATTCCGGCGGCATCCAGGAAGAGACGACCTATCTTGGCATTCCATGCCTGACCATGCGGCCCAACACCGAACGGCCGGTTACCGTCACCGAGGGAACGAATCGCCTGTGCAGCCATACTGAAATCGAATCAATGGCATTAGACTCGCTAAAAATAGATCGAATCCAAAGAACGCCACCAGACTTGTGGGACGGCCAGACCGCTCATCGGATTGTTGAGTCCTTAAAGCACTTCAGAAGCAGGCAATAG
- a CDS encoding nucleotidyltransferase domain-containing protein, giving the protein MSHLDQNSRNEPFDISVWQRTNEKKRQEREWQRLKVYDRTWEAIDRLKERYPFDAVYFFGSLTKPYKFFGSSDIDIGIEGLNKYLHYRFISDLTGLLKREIDVVRLEDCPFAGTIRKWGVQWKRRK; this is encoded by the coding sequence ATGAGCCATCTTGACCAAAATTCGCGTAACGAACCATTCGACATATCCGTATGGCAACGCACAAATGAAAAAAAACGCCAGGAAAGAGAATGGCAACGGTTGAAAGTCTATGATCGTACTTGGGAAGCAATTGATCGATTAAAAGAACGATACCCATTCGATGCGGTCTATTTTTTCGGTTCTTTGACCAAACCGTATAAGTTTTTTGGTAGTTCGGATATCGATATCGGAATCGAAGGCTTGAACAAATACCTGCACTATCGGTTTATCTCCGATCTAACCGGATTGTTGAAGAGAGAGATCGATGTCGTCAGGCTGGAAGATTGCCCTTTCGCGGGAACGATCAGAAAGTGGGGAGTTCAATGGAAGAGACGAAAATAG
- a CDS encoding class I adenylate-forming enzyme family protein, with protein sequence MLIHHFLENSAASFPDKVAVIHEKARATYGEINEDANRLARFLLSRDIRIGDRVVIMLENSIEYIVAYYGILKAGAVAVPLSTDLKPDGLDPLLAELEPSAIIASARFERLLQASNLNVTNLNTLIIHNPKLDWSNRFSNVFTLTKIINDIQISSHNLQPTTSTQFSPIELGCIIYTSGSTGKPKGVMLTHGNIVANVESICQYQQLSDHDVQMVVLPFFYVMGKSLLNTIFAAGGTLVINNKFAFPATVINQMIEEKVTLFSGVPSTYAYLLHRSPLKKQRDQLTHLRLVTQAGGHMASSVKRELHKVLPRHTQICIMYGATEASARLTWLEPNRFEEKMASIGKPIPGVTIKLIDADRSEVPPGKRGEVIASGANIMQGYWKDPDSTAAVLDDNGYHTGDIGYQDEEGFIFLDGRKDNLLKVGGHRINPQEVEDALLATELVVEVSVVGIPDDLLGKRLISLAVPLNGETRTEAIMEKCALLLPKYKLPSEIRLVRALPKNANGKVDQIGCLKMANGG encoded by the coding sequence ATGCTTATCCATCACTTTCTAGAAAATTCCGCCGCCAGTTTCCCCGACAAGGTGGCCGTCATCCACGAAAAGGCCCGCGCCACTTACGGGGAGATCAACGAGGACGCCAACAGACTGGCCAGATTCCTGCTGAGCAGGGATATCCGCATTGGCGACCGCGTTGTAATCATGCTGGAAAACAGCATCGAATACATAGTGGCCTACTACGGCATCCTCAAGGCGGGGGCCGTTGCCGTGCCGCTCAGTACCGACCTCAAACCCGACGGCCTCGATCCTTTATTGGCCGAACTGGAACCGTCGGCCATCATTGCTTCCGCACGTTTCGAGCGCCTCCTCCAGGCCTCGAACCTGAATGTCACCAATCTGAATACGCTGATCATCCACAATCCCAAATTGGATTGGTCCAATAGATTTTCTAACGTCTTTACGTTAACAAAGATCATCAACGACATTCAGATATCATCCCACAACCTGCAACCCACAACAAGCACCCAATTCAGTCCGATCGAATTGGGTTGCATCATCTATACATCTGGCTCCACCGGCAAACCCAAGGGCGTCATGCTCACCCACGGCAACATCGTTGCCAATGTCGAATCCATCTGCCAGTATCAGCAGTTGAGCGATCATGATGTGCAGATGGTCGTCCTGCCTTTCTTTTATGTCATGGGAAAATCCTTGCTCAACACGATTTTCGCTGCCGGTGGTACGTTGGTGATCAACAACAAATTCGCTTTTCCGGCAACGGTGATCAACCAGATGATCGAAGAGAAGGTGACATTGTTCTCAGGCGTGCCGTCAACCTATGCCTATCTGTTGCATCGTTCTCCTTTGAAGAAACAGCGCGATCAGCTCACTCATCTTCGCCTGGTCACCCAGGCGGGCGGCCACATGGCCAGTTCGGTGAAACGGGAACTTCATAAGGTGTTGCCCAGGCATACCCAGATATGCATCATGTACGGTGCCACCGAAGCATCCGCCCGGCTGACTTGGCTGGAGCCCAATCGCTTTGAAGAAAAAATGGCCTCCATCGGCAAGCCCATTCCTGGGGTGACCATTAAACTGATCGATGCCGATCGTTCTGAAGTGCCTCCCGGCAAAAGAGGTGAGGTGATCGCCTCCGGGGCGAACATCATGCAGGGCTACTGGAAAGATCCGGACAGCACGGCAGCCGTCTTGGATGACAACGGCTACCATACCGGCGATATCGGCTATCAGGATGAGGAGGGGTTTATTTTTCTGGACGGCCGCAAGGACAACCTGCTCAAGGTCGGCGGGCACCGGATCAACCCCCAGGAGGTCGAGGATGCGCTGCTCGCTACCGAACTGGTCGTTGAAGTTTCCGTAGTGGGCATACCCGACGATCTACTTGGAAAACGTCTCATATCGTTGGCCGTACCGCTGAATGGCGAAACCCGGACGGAAGCCATCATGGAGAAATGCGCATTGCTCCTTCCCAAATACAAACTGCCCAGTGAAATCAGACTGGTGCGGGCGCTACCCAAAAATGCCAATGGCAAGGTGGATCAAATTGGATGCCTGAAAATGGCAAATGGCGGGTAG
- a CDS encoding acyl carrier protein gives MSETKSKIRDFIIENFLFGNADGLKDDTSFLEEGIIDSTGVLELVTFLEETFEIQVDDEELIPENLDSIDNVTAYLDRKAA, from the coding sequence ATGAGTGAAACGAAATCGAAAATCAGGGACTTCATTATTGAAAATTTTCTCTTCGGCAACGCCGATGGACTAAAGGACGACACCTCTTTTCTCGAAGAGGGCATCATCGACTCCACCGGCGTGCTGGAGCTGGTCACCTTCCTCGAAGAAACCTTCGAAATCCAAGTGGATGATGAGGAACTAATCCCGGAAAACCTCGATTCCATTGACAATGTGACTGCTTATCTGGACCGCAAAGCGGCATAA
- a CDS encoding GxxExxY protein, with protein sequence MNLNQLSSKIIGAAIEVHKILGPGLLESTYEECLCYELGLQLLKYDRQVGLPVSYKGNELDCGYRVDILVEQSIILELKSVDTILGIHKAQLLTYLKLADIRLGLLMNFNVPLMRDGIQRIVNNFV encoded by the coding sequence ATGAACCTGAATCAATTATCAAGCAAAATTATCGGCGCCGCAATCGAAGTCCACAAGATACTTGGCCCCGGTTTGCTGGAGTCAACCTACGAGGAGTGCCTGTGTTATGAATTGGGATTACAGCTATTAAAATATGATCGGCAAGTCGGCCTTCCAGTTTCATATAAAGGAAATGAACTCGATTGTGGTTACCGAGTCGATATTTTGGTTGAGCAATCCATCATTCTCGAACTGAAATCTGTCGATACAATCCTCGGCATCCACAAAGCGCAGCTGTTAACATATCTTAAGTTGGCAGATATTCGTTTGGGCTTACTGATGAATTTCAACGTCCCGCTGATGCGAGACGGTATCCAGAGAATTGTAAACAATTTCGTTTAA
- the nadE gene encoding NAD(+) synthase, whose amino-acid sequence MTQPFSKDILAIDAGKEADKIGNQIRTLLTRKLKRRGLVVALSGGIDSSVSVGLAAKALGPERVVALLMPERHSSDDTLDLSKSVAETFGVKWFHEDISGVLEAVGFYRRYDDAVRKAIPEYGDGWKSKIVIPNVMESKGFNLFSIVAQQPDGTQVQKRLPLEAYLEIVAATNFKQRTRKMFEYYYADGFNYAVVGTPNRLEYDQGFFVKLGDGAADIKPIAHLYKSQVYQMAAFLGVPEKIRNRPPTTDTYSMPQGQDEFYFSLPYDRMDLCLYGKNNGYAPTDIADTLGLTPEQVQRVYDDIDTKRVTTRYLHLSPQLIEDVPEIE is encoded by the coding sequence GTGACCCAACCTTTTTCAAAAGACATCCTGGCCATCGATGCCGGGAAAGAAGCCGATAAAATCGGTAATCAGATTCGCACGCTTCTGACTCGCAAGCTAAAACGCCGTGGCCTTGTCGTGGCCCTGTCCGGCGGAATCGACAGCAGCGTCTCCGTGGGATTGGCGGCAAAAGCCCTGGGACCGGAGCGGGTGGTCGCATTGCTCATGCCCGAACGCCATTCATCGGATGACACGCTTGATCTTAGTAAATCCGTGGCCGAAACCTTTGGCGTGAAGTGGTTTCATGAAGATATCTCCGGGGTGTTGGAAGCCGTCGGCTTTTACCGTCGTTACGACGATGCCGTGCGCAAGGCTATTCCCGAGTATGGCGATGGGTGGAAATCAAAAATTGTGATCCCCAATGTGATGGAATCCAAAGGCTTCAACCTATTCTCCATCGTTGCCCAACAGCCGGATGGGACTCAGGTGCAGAAGCGTTTACCGCTGGAAGCCTACCTTGAAATCGTTGCCGCCACCAACTTCAAGCAGCGTACGCGCAAGATGTTTGAGTATTACTATGCCGATGGGTTCAATTATGCGGTCGTGGGAACGCCCAACCGACTGGAGTATGACCAGGGATTTTTCGTTAAACTGGGAGATGGCGCCGCGGACATCAAACCCATCGCCCATCTTTATAAAAGCCAGGTTTACCAGATGGCCGCTTTTCTCGGTGTTCCCGAAAAAATCCGCAACAGGCCGCCAACAACCGACACCTACTCCATGCCCCAGGGCCAGGATGAGTTCTACTTTTCACTGCCCTATGATCGCATGGACCTGTGCCTCTACGGCAAAAACAACGGTTATGCACCCACCGACATTGCCGATACCCTCGGACTTACCCCCGAGCAGGTGCAGCGGGTTTACGACGACATCGACACCAAACGCGTAACGACACGCTATCTGCACCTGTCACCACAACTTATCGAGGATGTCCCGGAAATCGAATAA